The proteins below come from a single Aegilops tauschii subsp. strangulata cultivar AL8/78 chromosome 6, Aet v6.0, whole genome shotgun sequence genomic window:
- the LOC109771909 gene encoding uncharacterized protein has protein sequence MGCKGSKLDEQEAVALCRGRADLLAVAVRHRDALGAAHAALAGSLLSVSSSLHLLLVSASARQRPGIALPAAANAKAVDSPPAAPQPSSPPHSSSHIDFAPSSGSDSGSVASSSPRRVDDQLHHPHPHPHALQFPHYGYGYGYGYEPEPPFGYPPGSLQLYYARSRPPPASVAVEQRPPASERVYFGSSEPAGGNARYYSYGGVATPAGRAAAPPPLPPRASSWDFFNVFDDYQVHDNYCYDAAGAGTMATTPYTPSRCSRDVREEEGIPELEEDDAVVKEVSSEHYMPGSGGARSRRSSVGGMSSSEEDNCVVDKGVLSGGGVARQQAPAQPNVAASVRTHRKSSESADFAGEIKAQFVRAADAVWEVAPILEVDRRSYQYHPRSSVYHVSSRMVSTGALPNSGHGGEELDVGGWKKVAEGERSLSVTLQKLYIWEKKLYNEVKSEEKMRLLLAKNSKRLKFLDQKGAEAQKIDATQNLVRKLAAKIRMAVRVIAKVSKKINKVRDEELWPQIMALIQGFVKMWQEKLDCYQTQCEAISEAKNLDSAISGGISRDLAMELEVDLVKWIVNFCSWVNAQRSFVKALNGWLALCLNYQQEETPDGAPPYSPGRVGAPLVFVICNTWSQAMDRISEKEVVTAMQALVSSVRNQCEHRAAVEPSELIFVTREREKWNRILERKSVEINREADTLNRKLALVPGRQSLLPTAQTYQAHFLEADSLHVSLSRVLQSLESFASSSLQAFRETLRHAEEETLSRESAKAS, from the exons ATGGGCTGCAAGGGGTCCAAGCTGGACGAGCAGGAGGCGGTGGCGCTGTGCCGCGGGCGGGCCGACCTGCTCGCGGTCGCCGTCCGCCACCGCGACGCGCTCGGGGCCGCGCACGCCGCGCTCGCCGGCTCGCTCCTCTCCGTCTCCTCCTCGCTCCACCTCCTCCTCGTCTCCGCCTCCGCCCGCCAGCGCCCGGGGATCGCGCTCCCCGCCGCTGCCAATGCCAAGGCCGTCGACTCCCCTCCAGCGGCGCCGCAGCCCTCCTCGCCCCCGCACTCCTCCTCGCACATCGACTTCGCGCCCTCCTCGGGATCCGACTCCGGCTCCGTCGCCTCCTCGTCTCCCCGCCGCGTCGACGACCAACTCCACCACCCGCACCCGCACCCGCACGCGCTTCAGTTCCCGCATTACGGCTACGGGTACGGGTACGGCTACGAGCCCGAGCCGCCGTTCGGGTACCCGCCGGGGTCGCTGCAGCTCTACTACGCGCGGAGCCGCCCGCCTCCGGCCTCGGTCGCCGTCGAGCAGCGCCCGCCCGCGTCGGAGCGCGTCTACTTCGGCTCCTCGGAGCCAGCGGGTGGGAACGCGCGGTACTACTCGTACGGAGGAGTGGCCACGCCGGCAGGTAGGGCGGCTGCACCCCCGCCGTTGCCGCCGAGGGCGAGCTCGTGGGACTTCTTCAATGTGTTCGACGACTACCAAGTGCACGACAACTACTGTTACGATGCTGCCGGCGCCGGGACCATGGCGACGACACCGTACACGCCGAGCCGGTGCTCGCGGGacgtgcgggaggaggagggcATCCCGGAGCTCGAGGAGGACGACGCGGTCGTCAAGGAGGTGTCCAGCGAGCACTATATGCCCGGGAGTGGTGGTGCTCGCAGCCGACGCAGCTCCGTCGGCGGCATGAGCAGCAGCGAAGAGGATAATTGTGTTGTCGATAAGGGAGTTCTCTCCGGAGGTGGCGTGGCGCGGCAACAGGCGCCAGCGCAGCCTAATGTCGCAGCCTCCGTGCGGACCCACCGGAAGTCATCGGAGAGTGCAGACTTCGCCGGGGAGATCAAGGCACAGTTTGTTCGAGCGGCGGATGCAGTCTGGGAGGTCGCACCGATCCTGGAGGTCGACAGGCGGAGTTACCAATACCACCCCCGCAGCTCAGTGTACCATG TTTCGTCTCGGATGGTGTCAACGGGTGCATTACCAAATTCAGGGCATGGAGGTGAAGAGTTGGATGTTGGAGGTTGGAAGAAGGTGGCTGAAGGGGAGAGGAGCTTATCCGTCACCCTGCAGAAACTCTATATCTGGGAGAAGAAATTATATAATGAGGTTAAG TCTGAAGAGAAAATGCGCCTCCTGCTAGCCAAGAACTCCAAGCGGCTGAAGTTCTTGGATCAAAAGGGTGCTGAAGCTCAGAAGATCGATGCAACTCAAAATTTGGTCAGGAAGCTGGCGGCAAAAATAAGAATGGCTGTGCGAGTTATTGCTAAGGTTTCAAAAAAGATAAACAAAGTTAGGGATGAGGAATTGTGGCCACAAATTATGGCCTTAATCCAAGG GTTTGTGAAGATGTGGCAAGAAAAGCTGGACTGCTACCAGACTCAGTGTGAAGCAATATCAGAGGCGAAAAACCTGGATTCAGCTATCTCCGGCGGAATCAGTCGGGATTTAGCAATGGAGCTTGAAGTGGACTTGGTTAAATGGATTGTAAATTTCTGCTCTTGGGTAAATGCGCAAAGGAGCTTCGTGAAGGCACTGAACGGATGGCTGGCACTGTGCCTTAACTATCAGCAGGAGGAGACGCCTGACGGAGCTCCTCCTTATTCTCCTGGAAGGGTGGGTGCACCTCTTGTGTTTGTCATCTGCAACACCTGGTCTCAAGCCATGGATCGGATTTCCGAGAAGGAAGTGGTTACCGCCATGCAAGCCCTCGTGTCCAGCGTGCGCAACCAGTGCGAGCACAGAGCCGCCGTTGAGCCAAGCGAGCTGATCTTCGTGACCCGGGAAAGAGAGAAGTGGAACAGGATTCTGGAGAGGAAGTCCGTGGAGATTAACAGGGAGGCAGACACACTGAACAGGAAGCTGGCCCTGGTGCCAGGCCGGCAGAGCCTGCTTCCAACGGCGCAAACGTACCAGGCGCATTTTCTTGAAGCAGACAGTCTGCACGTAAGCTTGAGCCGGGTGCTTCAGTCCTTGGAGAGCTTCGCGTCCAGCTCCCTGCAAGCTTTCCGGGAGACTCTGAGACATGCTGAAGAAGAAACGCTGTCCAGAGAGAGTGCTAAAGCTTCATAG